From the Eleutherodactylus coqui strain aEleCoq1 chromosome 7, aEleCoq1.hap1, whole genome shotgun sequence genome, one window contains:
- the LOC136573478 gene encoding uncharacterized protein, protein MDTQRRAGAAVVYDRRSGRERDARASRDTSSLSPASSADNRYAPRSSRHNMAPSAGRAFSAQSQRSRGVTHDLGTERHAGQRRDRVSTPPGPSFLLAEPGRNKADVEIQGASPDGGRRGGMLPCFLMANNRKELLNLVRKSVSEATWRRYNAIWKQWFEVAGGGFPDTEQARAVTLDTLANLRGRGASADAARKHVSAIAFLLRLHGSRDVTKDFVFTQILKGWKKEKFSRDGRRPITFELLCAMMKIMGSVCANAEETALFRTTFSLAFFAALRLGELVSTSKNNPGGLQFSDVSLGDDDIKICIRKSKTDIYGAGEWLRIRALGTEWCPVKLVRDVMARHSGGGPLLVHATGFPVTRYQFTAIMRSCLKNLGLAPNDFGSHSFRIGAATSAFSCGLRSEEVQIGQCGW, encoded by the exons ATGGATACACAGAGAAGGGCAGGAGCGGCGGTTGTTTACGATAGGCGCAGCGGCCGGGAGCGGGACGCTCGGGCTTCACGCGATACTTCATCTCTCTCgccggcttcttccgcagataATAGGTACGCTCCCCGCAGTAGCAGACACAATATGGCACCTTCGGCCGGTAGGGCATTCAGTGCGCAGAGCCAGAGAAgccgtggtgtcacccatgatttGGGCACGGAACGACACGCAGGCCAGAGGCGGGATCGTGTATCAACGCCACCCGGCCCGAGCTTCCTCTTGGCGGaaccagggaggaacaaggcgG atgtcgaaattcagggagcttcacccgacggcggacgtcgagggggtatgttgccctgctttcttatgGCAAATAATAGAAAGGAGCTCCTGAATCTGGTCCGTAAGTCGGTATCCGAAGCCACATGGCGGCGCTACAATGCGATTTGGAAGCAATGGTTTGAGGTCGCCGGGGGTGGTTTTCCGGATACGGAACAGGCTAGAGCGGTTACTTTAGACACATTGGCGAACCTGCGCGGGCGGGGAGCGTCGGCGGATGCGGCGAGAAAACACGTTTCGGCAATAGCATTTTTGTTACGCTTACACGGGAGTCGGGacgtgacaaaggattttgtttttacgcaaatactgaaaggttggaagaaagagaagttttctcgggatgggagaCGCCCGATCACTTTCGAGCTGCTTTGCGCAATGATGAAGATAATGGGATCAGTATGTGCGAACGCGGAAGAAACGGCGCTTTTTAGAACTACATTTTCCTTAGCCTTTTTTGCAGCGCTGCGGTTGGGCGAATTAGTATCGACGAGTAAAAATAATCCGGGAGGTCTGCAATTTTCGGATGTTTCGCTCGGGGACGACGATATTAAGATTTGCATAAGAAAATCGAAAACGGACATATACGGAGCGGGAGAATGGTTGCGGATTCGTGCGCTGGGGACAGAGTGGTGCCCAGTAAAGTTAGTTAGAGACGTTATGGCACGCCACAGTGGTGGCGGCCCGCTATTGGTGCACGCAACGGGATTTCCGGTAACAAGGTACCAGTTCACGGCGATAATGCGGTCATGCTTAAAAAACCTGGGTTTGGCGCCAAACGATTTTGGGTCTCATTCGTTTAGAATTGGGGCGGCCACGTCGGCTTTTTCCTGCGGGTTGCGAAGTGAGGAG GTTCAAATTGGACAGTGTGGGTGGTAG